Proteins from a genomic interval of Rhodococcoides fascians A25f:
- a CDS encoding M16 family metallopeptidase encodes MDAGVQRTTLPGGLRVVTEFVPGVRSASVGVWVGVGSRDEQPSVAGAAHFLEHLLFKSTPTRSALEIAQVMDGVGGELNAFTSKESTCFYAHVLDEDVALAIDLVSDVVLRGRCRSADVDVERQVVLEEISMRDDDPEDLLGDAFLEAMFGDHPIGRPIIGSVESIESMTRSQLHSFHVRRYTPQRMVVAVAGNVDHKQIVSLVRRAFSGHLEKGVRPAERRGGTARLRNAPTLSLTTRDSEQAHLCLGVRAFGRHEGHRWALSVLNSAVGGGLSSRLFQEIREERGLAYSVYSSVDTFADSGAFSVYAGCQPENLGEVTTVIREVLAKVAAEGITDAECARAKGSLRGGLVLGLEDSGSRMNRIGRSELNYGNHRDITDTLSRIDSVGNDEVREVAAVLLDRPFGAAVVGPYRNARQLPASVRSLVR; translated from the coding sequence ATCGATGCCGGCGTGCAACGCACGACTCTGCCCGGCGGGCTTCGGGTCGTCACCGAGTTCGTTCCCGGCGTTCGCTCGGCGTCGGTCGGAGTGTGGGTCGGAGTGGGCTCACGCGACGAGCAACCGAGTGTTGCCGGAGCCGCGCACTTCCTCGAACATCTGCTGTTCAAGTCGACGCCGACGCGCAGTGCGCTCGAGATCGCCCAGGTGATGGATGGTGTCGGTGGAGAGCTGAACGCATTCACCTCCAAGGAGAGCACGTGTTTCTATGCGCACGTGCTCGACGAGGACGTGGCACTCGCCATCGATTTGGTCAGCGATGTGGTGCTTCGCGGTCGGTGTAGATCGGCAGATGTGGACGTCGAGCGGCAGGTGGTTCTCGAAGAGATCTCCATGCGCGACGACGATCCCGAGGATCTGCTGGGAGATGCCTTCCTGGAAGCGATGTTCGGTGATCACCCCATCGGACGTCCGATCATCGGATCCGTCGAATCCATCGAATCGATGACCCGTTCCCAACTGCACTCGTTTCACGTTCGCCGCTACACCCCGCAGCGCATGGTCGTGGCGGTCGCAGGCAACGTCGATCACAAGCAGATCGTCTCGCTCGTGCGCCGCGCATTCTCCGGCCATCTGGAGAAGGGTGTGCGGCCGGCCGAAAGGCGCGGTGGCACAGCACGATTGCGCAACGCTCCCACGTTGAGCCTGACCACCCGTGACAGCGAGCAGGCGCATCTGTGCCTGGGTGTGCGGGCGTTCGGTCGACACGAAGGGCATCGCTGGGCGTTGTCCGTGCTCAATTCGGCTGTCGGCGGTGGGCTCAGTTCTCGCCTGTTCCAGGAGATCAGGGAAGAGCGCGGACTGGCTTACTCGGTGTACTCCTCGGTGGACACGTTTGCCGACAGCGGTGCGTTCTCGGTGTACGCGGGATGCCAGCCGGAGAACCTCGGCGAGGTCACCACGGTGATTCGTGAGGTCTTGGCCAAGGTTGCGGCCGAGGGCATCACCGATGCGGAGTGTGCTCGCGCGAAGGGCTCGTTGCGCGGCGGACTGGTTCTGGGCCTGGAAGATTCGGGTTCCCGGATGAACCGTATCGGTCGCAGCGAACTGAACTACGGCAATCACCGCGACATCACCGACACGCTCTCGCGTATCGACAGCGTCGGCAACGACGAGGTACGCGAGGTCGCCGCCGTGCTGCTCGATCGTCCGTTCGGTGCCGCGGTGGTCGGTCCGTACAGGAACGCTCGTCAGTTGCCGGCATCGGTCAGGTCCCTGGTCCGATAG
- a CDS encoding polyribonucleotide nucleotidyltransferase has translation MSETTTLDVEEGVYEATAIIDNGTFGKRTIRFETGRLAQQAAGAVAAYLDEDTMLLSATTAGKHPREGFDFFPLTVDVEERMYAAGRIPGSFFRREGRPSTDAILTCRLIDRPLRPTFVDGLRNEIQVVITVLSLNPADLYDVVAINAASASTQIAGLPFSGPIGGVRVALIDKQWVAFPTNEQLEKAVFNMVVAGRIVSGSGADADVAIMMVEAEATENVIELIEGGATAPNEAVVAEGLEASKPFIAALCTAQQELASKAAKPTGDYPVFPAYQSDVFEAVENAAKIPLNEALTIAGKAERESKLDEVKAQVLTSVGDSFAGREKEIGAAFRALTKKSVRQRILTDHFRIDGRGITDIRSLSAEVAIIPRTHGSALFERGETQILGVTTLDMVKMAQQVDSLGPETSKRYMHHYNFPPYSTGETGRVGSPKRREIGHGALAERALLPVLPSQAEFPYAIRQVSEALSSNGSTSMGSVCASTLSLLNAGVPLRAPVAGIAMGLVSDEVDGETRYVALTDILGAEDAFGDMDFKVAGTKDFVTALQLDTKLDGIPSKVLAGALSQAKDARTTILEVMAEAIDTPDEMSPYAPRVTAIKVPVDKIGEVIGPKGKMINSITEQTGANISIEDDGTVYVGAADGPSAQAAIDMINAIANPQLPKVGERFLGTVVKTTAFGAFVSLLPGRDGLVHISKLGNGKRINKVEDVVSVGSKLRVEIADIDNRGKISLVPVEDDNAAAPADAPEAPAEVSAE, from the coding sequence ATGTCGGAAACCACAACCTTGGACGTCGAAGAAGGCGTCTACGAAGCCACTGCGATCATCGACAACGGCACGTTCGGCAAGCGGACCATCCGTTTCGAGACCGGACGACTCGCACAGCAGGCCGCGGGCGCAGTCGCCGCGTACCTCGACGAGGACACCATGCTGCTGTCGGCAACGACCGCAGGCAAGCACCCCCGTGAGGGATTCGATTTCTTCCCGTTGACGGTCGACGTCGAAGAGCGCATGTACGCCGCGGGCCGGATCCCCGGATCGTTCTTCCGCCGTGAGGGCCGTCCGTCCACCGACGCCATCCTCACCTGCCGCCTGATCGACCGGCCGCTGCGTCCGACGTTCGTCGACGGACTGCGCAACGAGATCCAGGTCGTCATCACCGTCCTGAGCCTCAACCCCGCCGATCTGTACGACGTCGTCGCGATCAACGCGGCATCGGCCTCGACTCAGATCGCCGGCCTGCCGTTCTCCGGCCCGATCGGTGGCGTTCGCGTCGCACTGATCGACAAGCAGTGGGTCGCCTTCCCGACCAACGAGCAGCTCGAGAAGGCCGTGTTCAACATGGTTGTCGCGGGCCGCATCGTCTCCGGCTCCGGTGCCGACGCAGATGTCGCCATCATGATGGTCGAAGCCGAGGCCACCGAGAACGTCATCGAGCTCATCGAGGGCGGCGCTACCGCACCCAACGAAGCAGTCGTCGCCGAGGGCCTCGAGGCATCGAAGCCCTTCATCGCTGCCCTGTGCACCGCCCAGCAGGAGCTCGCGTCCAAGGCCGCCAAGCCCACCGGCGACTACCCGGTCTTCCCGGCGTACCAGTCGGACGTCTTCGAGGCCGTCGAGAACGCCGCGAAGATCCCGCTGAACGAGGCGCTGACCATTGCGGGCAAGGCCGAGCGCGAGAGCAAGCTCGACGAGGTCAAGGCTCAGGTTCTCACCTCGGTCGGAGACAGCTTCGCCGGCCGCGAGAAGGAGATCGGTGCCGCATTCCGTGCACTGACCAAGAAGTCGGTTCGCCAGCGCATCCTCACCGACCACTTCCGTATCGACGGTCGCGGCATCACCGACATCCGGTCGCTGTCCGCCGAGGTCGCGATCATCCCGCGTACCCACGGATCGGCTCTCTTCGAGCGCGGCGAGACCCAGATCCTTGGCGTCACCACCCTCGACATGGTCAAGATGGCGCAGCAGGTCGACTCGCTCGGGCCCGAGACGTCCAAGCGATACATGCACCATTACAACTTCCCGCCGTACTCCACCGGTGAGACCGGCCGCGTCGGTTCGCCGAAGCGTCGCGAGATCGGTCACGGCGCGCTCGCCGAGCGCGCTCTGCTGCCGGTTCTGCCCAGCCAGGCAGAGTTCCCGTACGCGATCCGCCAGGTCTCCGAGGCACTGAGCTCCAACGGCTCGACCTCGATGGGCTCGGTCTGCGCATCGACCCTGTCGCTGCTCAATGCCGGTGTGCCGCTGCGTGCCCCGGTTGCCGGAATTGCCATGGGCCTGGTGTCCGACGAGGTCGACGGCGAGACCCGTTACGTCGCCCTCACCGATATCCTCGGTGCCGAGGATGCGTTCGGAGACATGGACTTCAAGGTCGCCGGAACCAAGGACTTCGTCACGGCGCTGCAGCTCGACACCAAGCTCGACGGCATCCCCTCCAAGGTGCTCGCCGGCGCGCTGTCGCAGGCCAAGGATGCTCGCACGACGATCCTCGAGGTCATGGCCGAGGCCATCGACACCCCGGACGAGATGAGCCCGTACGCACCTCGCGTCACCGCGATCAAGGTGCCGGTCGACAAGATCGGCGAGGTCATCGGGCCCAAGGGCAAGATGATCAACTCCATCACCGAGCAGACCGGTGCCAACATCTCGATCGAAGATGACGGCACTGTCTACGTCGGTGCAGCGGACGGCCCGTCCGCACAGGCTGCGATCGACATGATCAACGCCATCGCCAACCCGCAGCTGCCGAAGGTCGGCGAGCGATTCCTCGGAACCGTCGTCAAGACAACGGCTTTCGGTGCATTCGTCTCGCTGCTTCCGGGCCGCGACGGGCTGGTGCACATCTCGAAGCTCGGTAACGGCAAGCGCATCAACAAGGTCGAGGACGTCGTGAGCGTCGGATCCAAGTTGCGCGTCGAGATCGCCGATATCGACAACCGCGGCAAGATCAGCCTCGTTCCCGTCGAAGACGACAACGCAGCTGCTCCTGCCGACGCTCCCGAGGCACCCGCCGAGGTCAGCGCTGAGTAA
- the rpsO gene encoding 30S ribosomal protein S15, with amino-acid sequence MALTTEQKKAVLGEYGLHPTDTGSPEAQVAMLTKRIVDLTEHLKMHKHDHHSRRGLLLLVGRRRRLLKYIAKVDVTRYRSLIERLGLRR; translated from the coding sequence GTGGCATTGACCACCGAACAGAAGAAGGCCGTTCTCGGCGAGTACGGCTTGCACCCCACCGACACGGGCTCGCCCGAGGCGCAGGTTGCAATGCTCACCAAGCGCATCGTCGACTTGACCGAGCACCTCAAGATGCACAAGCACGATCACCACTCCCGCCGCGGCCTGTTGCTGCTGGTCGGACGTCGTCGTCGTCTGCTCAAGTACATCGCCAAGGTCGACGTCACCCGCTACCGCTCGCTCATCGAGCGTCTGGGTCTGCGTCGATAA
- a CDS encoding bifunctional riboflavin kinase/FAD synthetase: protein MQRWRGLDDVPADWGRCVLTIGVFDGVHRGHAQLIGRAVAAAKKRGVPSVLMTFDPHPMEVVRPGSHPAQLTTLTRRAELAEELGIDVFCVMPFTPELMKLTPERYVHEILIERLHVAEVVVGENFTYGKKALGTVPMLRKIGERSGFAVDGVNLLAEHAVTFSSTYIRSCVDAGDVAAATAALGRPHRVEGVVVHGDGRGRQMGYPTANVAPPMYSAIPADGVYAAWFTVLGPGPIMGTVTPGERHPAAVSVGTNPTFSGRTRTVEAFVLDGEADLYGQHVAVDFVERLRGMEKFDSMEALVEEMGRDADRARSILAASTA from the coding sequence GTGCAGAGATGGCGAGGTCTCGACGATGTACCTGCCGACTGGGGTCGGTGCGTGCTCACGATCGGCGTCTTCGACGGCGTTCATCGCGGACACGCGCAACTGATCGGCCGAGCGGTGGCCGCTGCGAAGAAGCGTGGCGTTCCCAGCGTGCTCATGACGTTCGATCCTCATCCGATGGAAGTCGTGCGGCCGGGGAGCCATCCTGCTCAGTTGACGACCCTGACGAGGCGAGCCGAACTCGCCGAGGAACTGGGAATCGACGTGTTCTGTGTCATGCCGTTCACGCCCGAGTTGATGAAACTCACCCCCGAGCGATACGTCCACGAGATCCTGATCGAACGCCTGCACGTTGCCGAGGTGGTCGTCGGCGAGAACTTCACCTACGGGAAGAAGGCACTCGGTACCGTTCCGATGCTGCGCAAGATCGGCGAACGGTCCGGATTCGCAGTCGACGGAGTCAACCTGCTCGCCGAGCACGCCGTGACGTTCTCCTCGACGTACATCAGATCGTGCGTGGACGCCGGTGACGTCGCTGCAGCCACTGCCGCGCTCGGGCGACCGCACCGCGTCGAGGGTGTCGTTGTGCACGGTGACGGCCGAGGTCGCCAAATGGGTTACCCGACAGCCAATGTCGCGCCGCCCATGTACTCGGCCATTCCCGCCGACGGCGTCTACGCGGCATGGTTCACCGTGCTCGGGCCGGGTCCGATCATGGGGACGGTCACGCCGGGGGAGCGACATCCTGCCGCCGTGTCGGTGGGCACCAATCCCACGTTCTCGGGTCGTACCAGGACTGTCGAGGCGTTCGTGCTCGACGGTGAGGCCGACCTGTACGGGCAGCATGTGGCGGTCGATTTCGTCGAGCGGCTGCGCGGAATGGAGAAATTCGACTCGATGGAAGCGCTCGTGGAGGAAATGGGCCGCGACGCCGATCGTGCCCGCTCCATTCTGGCGGCGAGCACAGCCTGA
- a CDS encoding metal ABC transporter substrate-binding protein: protein MSWVVAGLLVVASTSCARAVGDDDRAALDDGRPLVLTTFTVLADMAANVAGEHLRVESITKPGAEIHGYEPTPGDLRTAEQAELILDNGLGLESWFAKFVERVPAPHAVVSADVEPVYIRDDAYAGKANPHAWMSPVVAETYVQNIADAFVALDPANTDDYRANAVAYIGQLREVGTELDADLSALPERQRALVTCEGAFGYLARDFVLQEAYLWPVNAEQEGTPKQVVRTIDFVRDNAVPAVFCESTVSDKAQLQVAEDTGARFGGKLYVDSLSDASGPVPTYLDLLRYDARLIADALVGEQ from the coding sequence GTGAGCTGGGTGGTGGCCGGCCTCCTGGTCGTGGCGTCGACCAGCTGTGCCCGCGCCGTGGGCGACGACGATCGGGCTGCACTCGACGACGGCAGACCGCTCGTACTGACGACGTTCACCGTCCTCGCCGACATGGCCGCGAACGTCGCCGGTGAACACCTGCGAGTGGAATCGATCACAAAACCCGGTGCGGAGATTCACGGTTACGAGCCGACTCCGGGAGACCTCCGCACTGCCGAGCAGGCCGAGCTGATCCTGGACAACGGACTCGGACTCGAATCATGGTTCGCGAAGTTCGTCGAACGTGTTCCCGCACCACACGCCGTGGTGAGTGCGGACGTGGAGCCGGTCTACATTCGCGACGATGCCTACGCCGGCAAGGCCAACCCGCACGCCTGGATGTCGCCGGTCGTCGCCGAGACCTACGTGCAGAACATCGCCGACGCGTTCGTCGCACTCGACCCCGCCAACACCGACGACTACCGAGCGAACGCGGTCGCGTACATCGGACAACTCCGCGAGGTCGGTACCGAACTCGATGCCGACCTCTCCGCACTGCCCGAACGTCAGCGGGCACTCGTCACCTGTGAAGGTGCCTTCGGTTATCTGGCCCGTGACTTCGTCTTGCAGGAGGCCTACCTGTGGCCGGTCAACGCCGAGCAGGAAGGAACGCCGAAGCAGGTGGTGCGCACCATCGATTTCGTTCGCGACAACGCTGTACCAGCCGTGTTCTGCGAGTCGACCGTCTCGGACAAGGCGCAGCTGCAGGTCGCCGAGGACACCGGCGCTCGATTCGGGGGAAAGCTGTACGTCGACTCGCTGAGCGACGCGTCCGGCCCCGTACCCACATACCTGGATCTACTGCGCTACGACGCACGGTTGATCGCCGACGCACTGGTAGGAGAACAATGA
- a CDS encoding metal ABC transporter ATP-binding protein: MTRKTGTQHDRAPHENGAALTVDTVNVRYRDVVALVDASLTLAPGRVCGLVGMNGSGKSTLFKAVMGVVKPNSGSITVFGGDPAQARKAGTVSYVPQAESVDWTFPISVRDVVMMGRYGKQNLLRTPRAADRRAVDEALQRVDLADLANRQIGQLSGGQRKRAFVARAIAQEASLLLLDEPFAGVDKKTEATITRLLRELAADGASVLVSTHDLHALPDLCDEAILLQQRVLMHGSPVEVLRPENLALAFGIDPTKIDELGAGTPRPARTSEAS, from the coding sequence ATGACCCGGAAGACTGGGACCCAGCACGACAGGGCCCCGCACGAGAACGGAGCAGCGCTGACGGTCGACACCGTCAACGTGCGATACCGCGACGTCGTGGCTCTCGTCGATGCCAGCCTCACGCTCGCACCAGGGCGGGTGTGCGGGTTGGTCGGCATGAACGGATCGGGCAAGTCGACGCTGTTCAAGGCCGTCATGGGCGTGGTCAAGCCCAACTCCGGCTCGATCACCGTGTTCGGCGGCGACCCCGCCCAGGCGCGCAAGGCAGGCACTGTCAGCTATGTGCCCCAGGCGGAATCGGTCGACTGGACGTTTCCGATCAGTGTGCGGGACGTGGTGATGATGGGCCGATACGGAAAGCAGAATCTTCTCCGTACTCCTCGAGCGGCCGATCGGCGCGCCGTCGACGAGGCCCTGCAGCGCGTCGACCTCGCCGATCTCGCGAACCGACAGATCGGCCAGCTCTCGGGTGGCCAACGCAAGCGCGCGTTCGTGGCCCGCGCCATTGCCCAGGAGGCGTCGTTGCTGTTGCTCGACGAGCCCTTCGCCGGAGTGGACAAGAAGACCGAGGCAACCATTACCCGGCTGCTGCGCGAACTGGCAGCAGACGGTGCATCGGTGCTCGTGTCCACTCATGATCTGCATGCCCTGCCGGACCTGTGCGACGAGGCGATCCTGCTCCAACAGCGAGTGCTGATGCACGGCAGTCCGGTCGAGGTACTTCGCCCCGAGAACCTCGCTCTGGCATTCGGCATCGATCCGACGAAGATCGACGAGCTGGGCGCTGGCACTCCACGACCGGCCCGAACCTCGGAAGCGAGCTGA
- a CDS encoding metal ABC transporter permease has protein sequence MYVIDFLVDPLEYTFMQRALLVTVTASIVCAVLSCWLVLIGWSLMGDAVSHAVLPGVALSYLLGAPFAIGALLFALIAVGAIGVVRNTTIVKEDAAIGVVFTTLFALGVVLISKFPSQIDLNHILFGNLLGVSQADMVQVFVLGGIALTVMIVKRRDFTLFAFDRTQARAVGINPTVISAVMLTLLALTTVVALQAVGVILVVAMLITPGASAYLLTHSFGRMLVLAPLISVGCALVGIYASFYLDVSSGGSVVLTQGLVFVLAYLLSPSQGIVVRALRQRRQVPAAPAG, from the coding sequence GTGTACGTGATCGACTTTCTCGTGGACCCACTCGAGTACACCTTCATGCAACGGGCGCTCCTGGTGACCGTCACCGCTTCGATCGTGTGCGCGGTACTGAGCTGTTGGCTCGTCCTGATCGGCTGGTCTCTGATGGGCGACGCGGTCTCGCACGCCGTTCTGCCCGGTGTCGCGTTGTCGTATCTGCTCGGTGCACCGTTCGCGATCGGAGCGCTGTTGTTCGCTCTCATCGCGGTCGGTGCCATCGGAGTCGTCCGCAACACCACCATCGTCAAGGAGGACGCTGCGATCGGCGTCGTCTTCACCACCTTGTTCGCGCTCGGCGTCGTCCTGATCTCGAAGTTTCCCAGCCAGATCGACCTCAATCACATCCTGTTCGGCAATCTGCTCGGCGTCTCGCAGGCCGACATGGTGCAGGTGTTCGTCCTGGGCGGAATCGCGCTGACCGTCATGATCGTCAAGCGTCGCGACTTCACGCTCTTCGCCTTCGACCGCACCCAGGCACGCGCCGTCGGAATCAATCCCACGGTGATCTCGGCCGTGATGCTGACCCTGCTGGCGCTGACCACCGTGGTTGCACTCCAGGCCGTCGGAGTGATTCTCGTCGTCGCGATGCTCATCACTCCCGGCGCGTCGGCGTACCTGCTCACGCACAGCTTCGGCCGCATGCTCGTGCTGGCACCGCTGATCTCGGTGGGGTGCGCACTGGTGGGGATCTACGCCAGCTTCTACCTCGACGTGTCCTCGGGAGGCAGCGTCGTGCTCACCCAGGGACTCGTCTTCGTGCTTGCCTACCTGCTGAGCCCATCACAGGGCATCGTCGTCCGCGCCCTGCGACAACGCCGACAGGTGCCGGCTGCTCCGGCCGGGTGA
- a CDS encoding metal-dependent transcriptional regulator, with protein sequence MPKLGGVAQQRTDPAPADEGVQLSAVAQDYLKVIWTASEWSEDSVSTKMLSERIGVSASTVSEAIRKLADQGMVDHARYGAISLTEKGRLAAIGMVRRHRLIETYLVRELGYGWDEVHDEAEILEHAVSDLMMDRIDAKLGHPERDPHGDPIPSVDGAIETPSATRLSEYLDGQSGRVARISDSDPAMLRYFDSVGITLDLPITVIERRDYAGTVAIELARDDATDSIDLGHRAAEAIWMVPAN encoded by the coding sequence TTGCCTAAGCTCGGCGGCGTGGCGCAACAAAGAACCGATCCCGCACCGGCCGACGAGGGCGTCCAGCTGTCCGCGGTTGCGCAGGACTATCTCAAGGTCATCTGGACGGCCAGCGAATGGAGCGAGGACTCCGTCAGCACCAAGATGCTCTCCGAGCGCATCGGCGTCTCCGCCTCGACGGTGTCCGAGGCGATTCGCAAGCTCGCCGATCAGGGCATGGTCGACCACGCCCGCTACGGAGCCATCTCACTGACCGAGAAGGGTCGCCTGGCTGCCATCGGCATGGTGCGTCGGCACCGGCTGATCGAGACCTACCTGGTCCGCGAACTGGGGTACGGCTGGGACGAAGTGCACGACGAGGCGGAGATTCTCGAACACGCCGTCTCGGACCTGATGATGGACCGGATCGACGCCAAATTGGGCCACCCCGAACGCGATCCGCACGGAGATCCGATTCCGTCGGTCGACGGTGCGATCGAGACTCCGTCCGCGACCCGCCTGAGCGAGTACCTCGACGGACAGTCCGGCCGAGTCGCCAGAATCTCCGACTCCGATCCTGCGATGCTTCGCTACTTCGATTCGGTCGGTATCACGCTCGACCTACCGATCACGGTGATCGAACGACGTGACTACGCCGGCACGGTTGCCATCGAACTCGCGCGGGACGACGCCACGGATTCCATCGACCTCGGCCATCGCGCCGCCGAGGCGATCTGGATGGTTCCCGCGAACTGA
- the truB gene encoding tRNA pseudouridine(55) synthase TruB, with protein MSAREKISSGLVGAGLLVVDKGPGVTSHDVVASCRKLLRTRKVGHAGTLDPMATGVLVLGVERATKMLGLLSLTTKSYTATVRLGRSTTTDDAEGDVLADVSASHLSDSDIATAISALTGDIEQVPASVSAIKVDGQRAHKLSRAGEEFTLAARKVSVTRFDVTARRDVVEHEATFVDLDVEVECTSGTYVRALARDLGAALGVGGHLTVLRRTRVGPFTLEHARTLEELAEDPAVSLDIDEAARTAFPHRQIDAGEAESLSQGRWLDPIGIDGVYAAVDPTGHTIALLQEKGKRASSVMVVRPATLRGH; from the coding sequence GTGAGTGCTCGCGAAAAGATTTCGTCCGGTCTCGTCGGTGCCGGCCTACTGGTGGTCGACAAAGGACCGGGCGTGACGAGTCACGATGTCGTGGCGTCGTGTCGAAAATTGTTGCGCACCAGAAAGGTCGGCCACGCGGGAACTCTCGACCCCATGGCGACCGGAGTGCTGGTGCTTGGTGTGGAGCGGGCGACCAAGATGCTCGGACTGCTCTCACTGACCACCAAGTCGTACACCGCGACGGTGCGGCTCGGCCGCAGTACGACGACAGACGACGCCGAGGGTGACGTTCTGGCGGATGTCTCGGCCTCGCACCTCTCCGATTCGGACATCGCGACCGCGATCTCGGCGTTGACCGGTGACATCGAGCAGGTGCCGGCGAGTGTCAGTGCCATCAAGGTCGACGGACAGCGAGCGCACAAGCTGTCTCGAGCCGGCGAGGAGTTCACCCTTGCCGCCCGGAAAGTCAGTGTCACCCGATTCGATGTGACGGCCAGGCGTGATGTCGTCGAACACGAAGCCACCTTCGTCGACCTCGATGTGGAGGTGGAGTGCACGTCGGGGACGTACGTGCGCGCGCTGGCGCGAGATCTCGGTGCGGCGCTGGGCGTCGGCGGTCACCTGACCGTGCTGCGCCGCACACGCGTCGGTCCTTTCACCCTCGAGCATGCGCGGACACTCGAGGAGTTGGCCGAGGATCCGGCCGTCAGTCTCGATATCGACGAGGCCGCACGCACCGCTTTTCCGCACCGGCAGATCGATGCAGGCGAGGCGGAATCACTGAGCCAGGGCCGCTGGCTGGATCCGATCGGAATCGATGGGGTGTACGCGGCCGTCGATCCGACCGGTCACACCATTGCTCTGCTTCAGGAGAAGGGCAAGCGCGCCAGTTCGGTCATGGTCGTGCGGCCCGCGACCTTGCGCGGGCACTGA
- a CDS encoding 4'-phosphopantetheinyl transferase family protein produces the protein MIESILPNGVVSAELFVDPPDLVPHPLEAPLVAKAVDKRKREFTSARHCARVAMGKLGVEPAPIMRGKSGAPQWPKGVVGSLTHCDGYRGAVLAYSMQVRSVGIDAEPHGPLPDGVLEAVSLEAERDWLATAGREDVHWDRVLFCAKEATYKAWEPLTGRWLGFEDAHITFERTGSGDDISGTFRSELLVPGDTVSGPPLTSFDGRWMVAGGLVMTAISVM, from the coding sequence GTGATCGAATCCATACTTCCGAACGGTGTGGTCTCGGCCGAACTGTTCGTCGACCCACCGGATTTGGTGCCCCATCCACTCGAAGCCCCGTTGGTCGCCAAGGCTGTGGACAAGCGCAAGCGTGAGTTCACCTCGGCTCGGCACTGTGCTCGAGTGGCGATGGGAAAGCTGGGCGTGGAGCCCGCGCCGATCATGCGAGGCAAATCCGGTGCGCCACAGTGGCCGAAGGGTGTGGTCGGATCCTTGACGCACTGCGACGGGTATCGCGGTGCTGTACTGGCCTACTCGATGCAGGTGCGATCGGTCGGCATCGACGCCGAGCCGCACGGGCCTCTACCCGACGGTGTGCTGGAGGCGGTGAGCCTCGAGGCAGAGCGAGACTGGCTCGCGACCGCGGGCCGCGAGGACGTGCACTGGGATCGAGTGTTGTTCTGCGCCAAGGAAGCGACGTACAAGGCCTGGGAGCCGTTGACCGGACGGTGGCTCGGTTTCGAGGACGCGCACATCACCTTCGAGCGCACCGGCTCAGGTGACGACATCTCCGGGACGTTCAGATCCGAACTGCTGGTGCCCGGCGATACCGTCTCCGGGCCTCCTCTGACGTCGTTCGACGGTCGATGGATGGTGGCCGGCGGACTGGTGATGACGGCAATCTCGGTGATGTGA
- a CDS encoding metallophosphoesterase family protein, which yields MAAKLWAVSDIHVGHRGNRPVTEDIFPESPDDWLIVAGDVSEKTDDIKWALELLRSRFAKVIWVPGNHELWTTVKDPVQIHGAARYEYLVNLCREIDVVTPEDPYLLWEGEGGPATIVPMFLLYDYTFLPQGARDKEHGLAIAREKNVVATDEFLLSSQPYATRDAWCHARIDATRDRLDALDTTVPTVLINHFPMVRQPTEVLFYPEFALWCGSTLTADWHTRYNAICSVYGHLHIPRTTYYDGVRFEEVSVGYPREWQRRGLPKNVLRQILPVPEYPPGSLNKWGGHFTVTPEMEAEVEKMRAGK from the coding sequence GTGGCAGCGAAGCTGTGGGCAGTGAGCGACATTCACGTCGGACATCGGGGCAACAGGCCTGTCACCGAGGACATCTTCCCCGAGTCTCCCGACGACTGGCTGATCGTGGCCGGTGACGTGTCGGAGAAGACCGACGACATCAAGTGGGCGCTCGAACTGCTGCGCAGTCGTTTCGCGAAGGTCATCTGGGTTCCCGGAAACCACGAGCTGTGGACGACGGTGAAAGATCCCGTCCAGATCCACGGAGCAGCCCGATACGAGTACTTGGTCAACCTGTGCCGTGAGATCGACGTCGTCACTCCGGAGGATCCGTACCTGCTGTGGGAGGGAGAGGGTGGTCCGGCGACGATAGTGCCGATGTTTTTGCTGTACGACTACACCTTCCTGCCGCAGGGAGCTCGGGACAAGGAGCACGGGCTGGCGATCGCGCGAGAGAAGAACGTCGTCGCCACGGACGAATTTCTGCTGTCCTCGCAGCCGTATGCCACGCGGGATGCGTGGTGCCATGCGCGCATCGACGCCACTCGTGACCGGCTCGATGCCCTCGATACAACCGTTCCCACGGTGCTGATCAACCACTTTCCGATGGTCCGTCAGCCGACCGAGGTGCTCTTCTACCCGGAGTTCGCGCTGTGGTGCGGGTCGACTCTCACGGCGGATTGGCACACGAGGTACAACGCGATCTGCTCGGTGTACGGGCACCTGCACATTCCGCGTACCACCTACTACGACGGCGTTCGCTTCGAGGAGGTGTCGGTGGGCTACCCGCGCGAGTGGCAGCGACGTGGACTGCCGAAGAACGTTCTGCGACAAATTCTTCCGGTTCCCGAGTATCCGCCGGGGTCGTTGAACAAATGGGGCGGGCACTTCACCGTGACTCCCGAGATGGAAGCAGAAGTAGAGAAGATGAGGGCGGGCAAGTGA